Proteins from a genomic interval of Polaribacter sp. Q13:
- a CDS encoding polysaccharide lyase 6 family protein, whose translation MKKIIFTFIAILVLGAFKFFAQETIVSNITEYNNTIKLAKPGDVIVLKNGVWEDVKLNAHGQGEKGNPILVKAETAGEVIITGNSTLNIYGDYIIVSGLWFKDGNTEYKSVVQFKKDSKTFANNCRLTNCTISYYKSKENLKDHWVDLWGKNNRVDHNNFTGKTSEGTTLVVWLKGEEHVENNHRIDNNFFGTRPDLGKNGGETIRIGTSTNSKKSSKTLVERNIFANCDGEIEIISNKSCDNVYRDNLFVGSQGTLTLRHGDHALVERNVFLGNGVSKTGGVRIINSNHIIRNNLFVGLLGDGFRGPIVIMNGVPNSPLNRYEQVKNVDIQNNTIINSGPISFGEGKDDEKTLAAVHTNFSNNLIFNDKPGKNILFLDDVSGISFNNNYIDALTPQVINGFKATKIDWKEIGSFPIPTATNKDLLVTKNNTSLQKDINNSIRETFNAGAFNLDASTLPKALKLRAGPGWTPNIVAPIVKAEEITVEPGLETLRKAIDKASPGAVLNLKTGAYILEKKIKVAKNITIIGDKGGASIIMAKKDLEKPIDYLFRVNEGVTLHISNAILDGVNSDLKYAIVSPDKQEAGIYNLFVDNITFQNFTNKDGGSVFKAYNGTKADTLSFKNSRFENNYRGLNLSYDKDIMEQYNANTIIIDNTIFKNIEEAAINYYRKTLSPEIPGGNLIITNSVFSNVYNEEKGKVIRTDGIGSVSITNSVIEDSFKVTTPVSLKGSNNSISNCLIHNSGFVKTSGTAKKENLLYKNPKWEDKVLFIPSDKSPLLKVNNDIGNIGLKQ comes from the coding sequence ATGAAAAAAATAATCTTCACATTTATAGCAATTTTAGTATTAGGAGCCTTTAAATTCTTTGCTCAGGAAACAATAGTTTCTAATATTACAGAATATAACAATACAATTAAATTGGCCAAACCAGGTGATGTTATCGTTTTAAAAAACGGAGTTTGGGAAGATGTTAAATTAAATGCGCACGGACAAGGTGAAAAAGGAAACCCAATTTTAGTAAAAGCAGAAACAGCAGGTGAAGTAATTATTACAGGAAATTCTACCTTAAATATTTATGGTGACTACATAATTGTGAGTGGTTTATGGTTTAAAGATGGTAATACGGAATATAAATCTGTGGTTCAATTTAAAAAAGATTCTAAAACTTTTGCAAATAATTGTCGACTTACAAATTGTACTATTTCTTATTATAAATCTAAGGAAAACTTAAAAGACCATTGGGTAGATTTATGGGGGAAAAATAACAGAGTAGATCATAATAATTTTACAGGGAAAACCAGTGAAGGTACTACCTTGGTAGTTTGGCTAAAAGGAGAGGAGCATGTAGAAAATAATCATAGAATAGATAATAACTTTTTTGGTACAAGACCAGATTTAGGTAAAAATGGAGGTGAAACCATTAGAATTGGTACCAGTACGAACTCTAAAAAATCGTCTAAAACGTTAGTTGAAAGAAATATTTTTGCAAATTGTGATGGAGAAATAGAAATTATATCTAACAAGTCTTGTGATAATGTTTATAGGGATAACTTATTTGTTGGGAGTCAAGGGACTTTAACGTTAAGACATGGAGATCATGCTTTGGTAGAAAGAAATGTTTTTTTAGGAAACGGTGTTAGTAAAACTGGTGGAGTTCGTATTATCAACTCTAATCATATCATTAGAAATAATTTATTTGTTGGCTTGTTAGGAGATGGTTTTAGAGGACCAATTGTAATTATGAATGGCGTACCAAATTCTCCTTTAAATAGATACGAGCAAGTAAAGAATGTAGATATTCAGAATAATACGATTATCAATTCTGGGCCAATTTCCTTCGGAGAAGGTAAAGATGATGAGAAAACGCTAGCAGCTGTACATACTAATTTTTCAAACAATTTAATTTTTAATGATAAACCTGGCAAAAATATTTTATTTCTTGATGATGTGTCAGGAATCTCTTTCAATAATAATTATATAGATGCTTTAACACCGCAGGTTATTAATGGTTTTAAAGCAACAAAAATAGATTGGAAAGAAATAGGTTCGTTTCCAATTCCAACAGCCACTAATAAAGATTTATTAGTGACTAAAAATAATACAAGTCTACAAAAAGATATTAATAATAGTATAAGAGAAACTTTTAATGCAGGTGCTTTTAATCTAGATGCTAGTACTTTACCAAAAGCTTTAAAATTAAGAGCGGGTCCGGGTTGGACACCTAATATAGTCGCACCAATTGTTAAAGCCGAAGAAATTACGGTAGAACCAGGATTAGAAACTTTAAGAAAAGCGATTGATAAGGCGTCGCCAGGAGCTGTTTTAAATTTAAAAACAGGAGCGTATATTTTAGAAAAGAAAATTAAGGTAGCCAAGAATATAACTATAATAGGAGACAAAGGTGGAGCATCAATTATTATGGCTAAAAAAGATCTAGAAAAACCTATTGACTATCTTTTTAGAGTAAATGAAGGCGTAACCCTACATATTAGTAATGCAATTTTAGATGGTGTAAATTCAGATTTAAAATATGCTATTGTTTCTCCAGATAAGCAAGAAGCGGGTATCTATAATTTATTTGTTGATAATATTACGTTTCAAAATTTTACAAATAAAGATGGTGGAAGTGTTTTTAAGGCTTACAACGGTACAAAAGCAGATACCTTAAGTTTTAAGAATTCTAGATTCGAAAACAATTATAGAGGACTAAATTTATCTTATGATAAAGATATTATGGAGCAATACAATGCAAATACGATTATTATAGACAACACTATTTTTAAAAATATTGAAGAAGCAGCAATTAATTATTATAGAAAAACATTGTCTCCAGAAATTCCGGGTGGTAATTTAATTATTACAAATTCTGTCTTTAGTAATGTTTATAATGAAGAAAAAGGGAAAGTTATTAGAACAGACGGAATTGGTAGTGTATCAATCACAAATTCTGTAATTGAAGATAGTTTTAAAGTAACCACACCCGTTTCTTTAAAAGGATCTAATAATAGTATTTCTAATTGTTTAATACATAATAGTGGTTTTGTTAAAACAAGTGGTACGGCTAAAAAGGAAAATTTACTATATAAAAATCCTAAGTGGGAAGATAAAGTGCTGTTTATACCAAGTGATAAATCGCCATTATTAAAAGTAAATAATGATATTGGTAACATTGGTTTAAAGCAATAA
- a CDS encoding T9SS type A sorting domain-containing protein, whose protein sequence is MMKNFLCLVTFLILISQTIFSQVLLSADGLGNTYELINAVLANPNRSVVETPDCSHTDFGNHIDEVFDTELNKNVFRFHIHVSLDNDRCKKFDRQRNEIKTYADSPENLKATKGETVAYKWKFKLSNSFKPSSSFTHIHQLKVVGGPYASIPMISFTLRKGKPDKLELRYTATKDQNTLKTVDLNLLKGKWLEVTEYVKFDDVGSYSVEIKTVSNNKVIFNYANSPLDTWQDGAEFARPKWGIYRSLNNKEDLQDEIVKFADFSIQEITSSLSVETLKEKASAILLFPNPASEDVEFKNVKLDTYDLIEVYDYSGRKISTDKKLHNDKLNVSGFSKGLYFIVFKKDAIIVKVLKCYVK, encoded by the coding sequence ATGATGAAAAATTTTCTTTGCTTAGTAACTTTCTTAATTTTAATATCACAAACAATTTTTAGTCAGGTTTTATTAAGTGCCGATGGTCTTGGAAATACGTATGAGTTGATAAATGCTGTTTTAGCTAATCCAAATAGAAGTGTTGTGGAAACTCCAGATTGCAGTCACACAGATTTTGGAAATCATATTGATGAAGTTTTTGATACGGAATTAAATAAAAATGTTTTCCGTTTTCATATTCATGTTTCTCTAGATAATGATCGTTGTAAAAAATTTGACAGACAGCGTAATGAAATAAAAACGTATGCTGATTCTCCCGAAAATTTAAAAGCGACTAAAGGTGAAACTGTAGCATATAAATGGAAATTTAAATTAAGCAATAGTTTTAAACCATCATCTAGTTTTACACATATCCATCAATTAAAGGTTGTTGGCGGACCTTATGCATCTATACCTATGATTTCTTTTACTTTAAGAAAAGGAAAACCAGATAAGTTAGAGTTAAGGTATACGGCAACTAAGGATCAAAATACTTTAAAAACTGTCGATTTAAATCTTTTAAAAGGAAAATGGTTGGAAGTAACTGAGTATGTTAAATTTGATGATGTAGGTAGTTATTCTGTTGAGATAAAAACGGTTTCTAACAATAAAGTGATTTTTAATTATGCTAATAGTCCTTTAGACACTTGGCAAGATGGAGCTGAATTTGCGAGACCAAAATGGGGTATTTATAGAAGCTTAAATAATAAAGAAGATTTACAAGACGAAATTGTAAAATTTGCAGATTTTAGTATTCAAGAAATTACAAGTTCTCTTTCTGTAGAAACTTTAAAAGAAAAGGCATCTGCTATTTTGTTGTTTCCCAATCCTGCTTCTGAAGATGTTGAATTTAAAAATGTGAAATTAGATACTTATGACCTTATTGAAGTGTATGATTATTCTGGAAGAAAAATTTCTACTGATAAAAAACTACACAACGATAAATTAAATGTTTCTGGTTTTTCTAAAGGACTGTATTTCATCGTCTTTAAAAAAGATGCCATAATTGTTAAAGTTTTAAAATGTTATGTAAAATAA
- a CDS encoding Gfo/Idh/MocA family protein — protein sequence MNTINWGIIGCGDVAEVKSGPAFQKIKNSKLIAVMRRNAVKAEDFATRHNVPFWYNSVDELLQNPEINAIYIATPPSTHIEMVKKCVNAKKFIYLEKPITLNLSEAQELNKLITKNDKLVVAHYRRKLPVFLKVKELIEANRIGKIMFADIQIHQSKQNNIIAKTEDNWRLQPQISGGGYFHDIAPHQLDLMYSFFGEIKHEKGFSTSTLNNNVDDIVNGIIEFKNGIQFRGIWNFNTSEKEVKDECKIYGENGSITFSFYGEEVILSTNTKEEVFHFKNPMHVQQPMIESTVNYFLGKEKNPCPIENGVIIMQIMDSFTK from the coding sequence ATGAATACAATTAACTGGGGAATTATTGGTTGCGGAGATGTTGCTGAAGTAAAAAGTGGTCCTGCATTTCAGAAAATAAAAAACTCGAAATTAATTGCCGTAATGAGAAGAAATGCTGTAAAAGCAGAAGATTTTGCTACTAGACACAACGTTCCTTTTTGGTATAATTCTGTTGATGAATTATTACAAAACCCAGAAATAAATGCCATTTATATTGCAACACCTCCTTCTACACATATAGAAATGGTTAAAAAATGTGTAAACGCAAAAAAGTTTATATATTTAGAAAAACCTATAACTCTAAACCTTTCTGAAGCCCAAGAATTGAATAAATTAATCACTAAAAATGATAAATTAGTTGTAGCACATTACAGAAGAAAACTGCCCGTTTTTCTAAAAGTAAAAGAATTAATTGAAGCAAATAGGATTGGAAAAATAATGTTTGCTGATATTCAAATTCATCAATCCAAACAAAATAATATCATCGCTAAAACGGAAGATAATTGGCGTTTACAGCCTCAAATTTCTGGTGGTGGCTATTTCCATGATATTGCTCCGCATCAATTAGATTTAATGTATTCTTTCTTTGGTGAAATAAAACACGAAAAAGGTTTTTCTACTTCCACCTTAAATAACAATGTTGATGATATTGTAAATGGTATTATTGAGTTTAAAAACGGAATTCAATTTAGAGGTATTTGGAATTTTAACACTTCAGAAAAAGAAGTAAAAGATGAATGTAAAATATATGGTGAGAATGGTAGTATTACATTTTCTTTTTATGGTGAAGAAGTAATTTTATCAACCAATACAAAAGAAGAAGTTTTCCATTTTAAAAATCCGATGCACGTTCAACAACCTATGATAGAAAGTACCGTAAATTATTTCTTAGGTAAAGAAAAAAACCCTTGCCCTATAGAAAATGGTGTAATTATTATGCAAATAATGGACTCTTTTACAAAATAA
- a CDS encoding chondroitinase-B domain-containing protein, producing MKKSLLIISLLLLIVSCQEKVSESILVTNSLELIDAAKNAQPGDNIVIKDGTYKDVEIIFKGEGTKENPITLKAENPGKVFIEGVSSLKIGGNYLEVNGLFFRNGHSPATNVIGFRISEKEVANYSKVTNCVILDFNNLQRDQDNLWVQFYGTHNELSNCYIAGKTNGGPTVRVDLKGNQSIRNYHKIINNHFGPRPRKGGARGETIQLGSSFTSMTPSNTTIANNLFEECNGEVEIISSKTNFNIIKNNVFYKSEGSVVTRHGNYATIDGNYFIGDGVNKQFGGIRIVNTGHWIINNYFYNIIGENFRSPLAMMNGIPKSPLNRYNQVTDVVVAFNTYVNCKSPWQFGVGTNIAQAAVLPKSEIRSARALRTIVANNVIYNKVGDKNPIIEHDKADGVTFKDNIINNQGVAFDNSDRIAANSFELTKVSDNIFIPKLTNNFEVYPGFGFETIKEDLFGNSRVNSNSIGATVQGVNLKDPSILDKTKYGADWYSNVVEAKEPTIFTVTNTKGDLEAKIAAANAGDIIALSAGKYNVSTSIVINKTITIKSKDTEKAEIIFAGSDNTPVFELNPYGILNIKNIILSGNGKNQAFASLKENMSNHFGLNVSGCDINNFNYVLKAYKETFSEEINFKNSTFTDCENGIELSEETNDRGDYNTEYLTVDNCQFTNVNQNVIDYYRGGYDESTIGGNLLVANSTFTNCGSKEKNRMLLNHRGIVNVNITKNVFKNNKVQFVAILWGAKNNVESNNTLSNSGKIKTEENLVMKLMY from the coding sequence ATGAAAAAATCACTTTTAATTATCAGCCTATTATTACTAATAGTTTCTTGCCAAGAAAAAGTTTCTGAGAGTATATTAGTAACAAATTCATTAGAATTAATAGATGCAGCAAAAAATGCGCAACCAGGAGATAATATTGTTATTAAAGATGGAACTTATAAAGATGTAGAAATTATTTTTAAAGGTGAAGGGACAAAAGAAAATCCAATTACATTAAAGGCAGAAAACCCTGGTAAAGTTTTTATAGAAGGTGTTTCTAGTTTAAAAATTGGCGGTAATTATTTAGAAGTCAATGGTTTGTTTTTTAGAAACGGACATTCACCAGCTACAAATGTTATAGGATTTAGAATTAGCGAAAAAGAAGTTGCAAATTATTCTAAAGTTACCAATTGTGTAATTTTAGATTTTAATAATTTACAACGTGACCAAGATAATCTTTGGGTGCAATTTTATGGTACACATAATGAGTTAAGTAATTGTTACATTGCTGGTAAAACAAATGGTGGACCAACCGTTAGGGTAGACTTAAAAGGAAACCAAAGTATTAGAAATTATCATAAAATTATAAATAATCATTTTGGACCAAGACCTAGAAAAGGTGGTGCAAGAGGAGAAACGATTCAGTTAGGAAGTAGTTTTACTTCTATGACACCAAGTAATACAACCATTGCAAATAACTTATTTGAAGAATGTAATGGAGAAGTAGAAATTATATCAAGTAAAACTAATTTTAATATTATTAAAAATAATGTGTTTTATAAAAGTGAAGGATCTGTAGTTACACGTCACGGAAACTACGCAACAATAGATGGTAATTATTTTATTGGTGATGGTGTAAATAAACAATTTGGAGGAATTAGAATTGTAAATACAGGACATTGGATTATTAATAACTATTTCTATAATATTATAGGAGAAAATTTTAGAAGTCCTTTAGCAATGATGAACGGAATTCCTAAATCTCCATTAAATAGATACAATCAGGTAACCGATGTGGTAGTGGCATTTAATACGTATGTAAATTGTAAATCGCCATGGCAATTTGGTGTTGGTACAAATATTGCGCAGGCGGCTGTATTGCCTAAATCAGAAATACGTTCTGCAAGAGCTTTAAGAACTATAGTAGCTAACAATGTAATTTATAATAAAGTTGGAGATAAAAATCCTATTATTGAACATGATAAAGCAGATGGTGTAACGTTTAAAGATAACATTATTAACAACCAAGGAGTCGCATTTGATAATAGTGATAGAATTGCAGCAAATTCATTTGAATTAACAAAAGTAAGTGACAATATTTTTATTCCTAAATTAACAAATAATTTTGAAGTCTATCCTGGTTTTGGATTCGAAACGATAAAAGAAGATCTTTTTGGAAATTCTAGAGTAAACTCTAATTCTATTGGGGCAACCGTACAAGGAGTTAACTTAAAAGATCCATCTATTTTAGATAAAACCAAATATGGTGCAGATTGGTATTCTAATGTAGTAGAAGCAAAAGAGCCTACTATTTTTACGGTTACTAATACTAAAGGAGATTTAGAAGCAAAAATAGCAGCGGCAAATGCAGGAGATATTATTGCTTTAAGTGCTGGGAAATACAATGTTTCTACATCTATTGTAATTAATAAAACAATTACAATTAAATCTAAGGACACTGAAAAAGCAGAAATTATTTTTGCAGGATCAGACAATACACCTGTTTTTGAATTGAATCCTTATGGTATTTTAAACATAAAGAACATTATTCTTTCTGGTAATGGAAAAAATCAAGCTTTTGCAAGTTTAAAAGAAAACATGTCTAATCATTTTGGACTAAACGTTTCTGGTTGTGATATTAATAATTTTAATTATGTGCTAAAAGCTTACAAGGAAACCTTTTCAGAAGAAATAAATTTTAAAAATAGCACGTTTACAGACTGTGAAAATGGAATAGAATTATCTGAAGAAACAAATGATAGAGGCGATTATAACACAGAATATTTAACGGTAGATAACTGTCAGTTTACAAACGTAAATCAAAATGTGATAGATTACTATAGAGGTGGTTATGATGAGTCTACTATTGGTGGAAACTTATTAGTAGCGAATAGTACTTTTACAAACTGTGGAAGCAAAGAAAAAAACAGAATGTTGTTAAATCATAGAGGTATTGTAAACGTAAACATTACCAAAAATGTATTTAAAAACAATAAAGTTCAGTTTGTTGCTATTTTATGGGGAGCAAAAAATAATGTTGAATCTAACAATACTTTAAGTAATTCAGGAAAAATAAAAACTGAAGAGAACTTAGTTATGAAATTGATGTATTAA
- a CDS encoding heparinase II/III family protein has translation MKLFKILFLVFFSISVYGQKIPSKKSIKITELANLLNDDVKKYLSKDGKITVKKLASYFREKFSERYFYNYKTVDNRFIEYANLYPKAAESHTERSLDHLAKFSSKPSWKLPFNYQNGNPVNAYALRHLARQHKMVDIALYYFYKEKDARYIDYFTAQMQSLNTALEQNKFETIEDGNGVYESFRSGYRILNWMQIHNLFLGEEAYSDKDQLNTIATLLQHASYLYEVNQKFASGNHQTRGLSALAMVSIMLRDFVDTDVWYTHAMKLLAEHLSKEINNDGFQFERTIHYHKSDIGNYFYVYQLAKNSNLRVDDFWKNKLESLFTTLTKTAFPDKSAPVFSDDTDTPWAEKNDISDALTLGYLLFENPSFGYFANTKLSVKMYWYVSENQLKKLQNIKEEQPTFNSVFFPETGYYLMREGWERKDKVLAISAGLDAKKPDHQHGDILGIQIFANENVILPNYQVRYSLKDLELFKNSMTKNVALVDNELLGKKYSSNKGGSGFGKFKKIAKPTVIGYQLNKDLEVFIGSHDGFENIGVKYARQVINVENDFWIVKDNFSSDKNHIYKQVWQGHYSLENSPNLLRSSFQNGSGLDIYQLKNIDEITTDGARGKQWSVASKINEKNFNFITILFPFSTYDARIDEEKENPSFKGWSTETIIKSDAESVLSKKDKHLLFGVKEITLHKTVINFSEKVDVVVTKNEGKFTIQSLFYKLFYINTSSNSEQILIKPLGFYIEK, from the coding sequence ATGAAACTATTCAAAATTTTATTTTTAGTGTTTTTTTCAATATCCGTTTACGGACAAAAAATACCTTCAAAAAAGAGTATTAAAATAACTGAATTGGCCAATTTGTTAAATGATGATGTAAAAAAATATTTATCTAAAGATGGAAAAATAACAGTAAAAAAGTTGGCTAGTTATTTTAGAGAAAAATTTTCTGAACGTTATTTTTATAATTATAAAACTGTTGATAATCGCTTTATAGAATATGCTAATTTATATCCGAAAGCCGCAGAAAGTCATACTGAAAGAAGTTTAGATCATTTAGCCAAGTTTTCTTCAAAACCATCATGGAAACTTCCTTTTAATTACCAAAACGGAAATCCAGTTAATGCCTATGCTTTAAGACATTTGGCACGTCAGCATAAAATGGTAGATATTGCTTTGTACTATTTTTATAAAGAAAAAGACGCTAGGTATATCGATTATTTTACGGCGCAGATGCAATCATTAAACACTGCTTTAGAACAAAATAAGTTCGAAACTATTGAAGATGGAAATGGTGTTTATGAATCTTTTAGATCTGGATATAGAATTTTAAATTGGATGCAAATTCATAACCTTTTTTTAGGAGAAGAAGCATATTCAGATAAAGATCAGTTAAACACAATAGCTACATTATTGCAACATGCTTCTTACTTATATGAGGTTAATCAAAAATTTGCATCAGGTAATCATCAAACAAGAGGTTTATCCGCTTTAGCAATGGTTTCTATTATGTTACGAGATTTTGTAGATACAGATGTTTGGTATACGCATGCTATGAAATTGTTGGCAGAACATTTAAGTAAAGAAATTAATAATGATGGTTTTCAGTTTGAAAGAACAATACATTATCATAAAAGTGATATTGGTAATTATTTTTATGTATATCAATTAGCTAAAAATAGCAATTTAAGGGTTGATGATTTTTGGAAGAATAAGTTGGAATCTTTATTTACAACGTTAACAAAAACGGCTTTTCCGGACAAATCTGCTCCTGTTTTTTCTGATGATACAGATACGCCTTGGGCAGAAAAAAATGATATTTCTGATGCTTTAACTTTAGGGTATTTATTATTTGAAAACCCTAGTTTTGGTTATTTTGCAAATACTAAATTAAGCGTTAAAATGTATTGGTATGTTAGCGAAAACCAGCTTAAAAAGTTGCAAAACATAAAAGAAGAACAGCCTACTTTTAATTCTGTCTTTTTTCCTGAAACAGGATATTATTTAATGAGAGAAGGTTGGGAGCGTAAAGATAAAGTATTGGCGATATCTGCAGGATTAGATGCAAAAAAACCAGACCACCAACATGGAGATATATTAGGAATTCAGATTTTTGCAAATGAAAATGTAATACTACCTAATTATCAAGTTAGGTATTCTTTAAAAGACTTAGAATTATTTAAAAACTCAATGACTAAAAATGTTGCTTTAGTAGATAATGAGTTACTCGGAAAAAAATACAGTTCTAATAAAGGAGGTAGTGGCTTTGGTAAGTTTAAAAAAATAGCCAAACCTACCGTAATAGGTTATCAACTAAATAAAGATTTAGAAGTTTTTATAGGTTCTCATGACGGTTTCGAAAATATTGGTGTAAAATATGCGCGTCAGGTTATAAATGTAGAAAACGATTTTTGGATAGTGAAAGATAATTTTTCATCAGATAAAAATCATATTTATAAACAAGTTTGGCAAGGACATTATAGTTTAGAGAATTCGCCAAACTTATTGCGTTCTAGTTTTCAAAATGGATCTGGATTAGATATTTATCAACTTAAAAATATAGATGAAATAACCACAGATGGGGCAAGAGGAAAACAATGGAGTGTTGCTTCTAAAATAAATGAAAAAAACTTTAATTTTATAACTATTCTTTTCCCTTTTTCTACATATGATGCTAGAATTGATGAAGAAAAAGAAAATCCAAGTTTTAAAGGTTGGTCTACGGAAACAATAATAAAATCGGATGCAGAAAGTGTATTGTCTAAAAAAGATAAACATTTGTTATTCGGTGTAAAAGAAATAACTCTTCACAAAACAGTAATTAATTTTTCTGAGAAAGTTGATGTTGTAGTTACTAAAAATGAAGGTAAATTTACCATACAATCCTTGTTTTACAAATTATTTTACATTAATACCTCTAGTAATTCAGAACAAATATTAATAAAACCATTAGGGTTTTACATTGAAAAATAG